The following coding sequences lie in one Dryobates pubescens isolate bDryPub1 chromosome 10, bDryPub1.pri, whole genome shotgun sequence genomic window:
- the AKAP17A gene encoding A-kinase anchor protein 17A isoform X1, whose amino-acid sequence MAAATIVHDTSEAVELCAPCGLYLKPITKMTISVALPQLKQPGKSISNWEVMERLKGMVQTHQFSTLRISKSTMDFIRFEGEVENKSLVKSFLACLDGKTIKLSGFSDILKVRAAEYKIDFPTRHDWDSFFRDAKDMNETLPGERPDTIHLEGLPCKWFAAKDSGSEKPSEEVLIKVFRSFGEIRNVDIPMLDPYREEMTGRNFHTFCFGGHLNFEAYVQYQEYAGFIKAMNALRGMKLMYKGDDGKAVACNIKVSFDSTKHLSDASIKKRQLERQKLQELEKQREEQKRREKEAEEKQKEEERKQRELEEHERERKREEKLRKREQKQKDREVRRNKKQLEKLQAEEQKKLQEKIKLEERKLLLAQRNLQSIRLIAELLSRAKTVKLLEQEQNEEKIRLQQLEERRRLQEAELKRVEEEKERALGLQRKEKELREKLLNNLLSKKMDAVNQNKEETEASQSDTPKTPSGVPHTVSSSCITSTSGQAVAGKLTCGSQREAASHTQCNYLNGNIHDNVHVKEDQKLHTTNSERCSEKGSSGVLSCVPISSQQHKSLSSYEQNTYRKDSHCEQGKRSTETRRRKSRSYISVNTDEGKGKRERSRHRRDVSYQEEKRRKERRYYRHSSRSYSPRRSHSPRGRSVSPRRSRYRRTRSSERKRDRRERSHSHRSVSRRRRHRRRSPSKQRSTWSG is encoded by the exons ATGGCTGCTGCAACAATAGTTCATGATACATCAGAAGCTGTAGAGCTCTGTGCTCCCTGTGGGTTATACCTTAAGCCCATTACAAAAATGACCATCAGTGTGGCACTTCCTCAGCTGAAACAACCGGGAAAATCCATTTCGAACTGGGAAGTGATGGAAAGATTGAAAGGGATGGTGCAAACTCATCAGTTTTCCACTCTGCGGATTTCTAAAAGCACAATGGATTTCATCCGGTTTGAAGGAGAGGTTGAAAACAAAAGTTTGGTTAAGTCTTTTCTGGCATGCCTTGATGGCAAGACAATAAAGCTCAGCGGCTTCTCAGACATTCTAAAGGTCCGTGCCGCAGAATATAAGATTGACTTTCCAACCAGACATGACTGGGACTCGTTTTTCCGTGATGCGAAAGATATGAACGAAACTCTGCCCGGGGAAAGGCCAGATACTATTCACTTAGAGGGCTTACCTTGTAAGTGGTTTGCAGCTAAGGACTCTGGCTCGGAAAAGCCAAGCGAAGAAGTCCTTATCAAAGTTTTCAGGAGTTTTGGAGAAATACGTAATGTGGACATACCCATGCTGGACCCTTACAGAGAAGAAATGACTGGCAGAAATTTTCACACGTTTTGTTTTGGAGGCCATTTAAATTTTGAAGCTTATGTTCAGTATCAAGAGTATGCTGGTTTCATTAAGGCCATGAATGCCCTGCGAGGGATGAAGCTGATGTATAAAGGCGATGATGGCAAAGCAGTGGCTTGCAACATAAAG GTTTCTTTTGACTCAACAAAACACCTTAGTGATGCATCAATAAAAAAGCGTCAGCTTGAAAGGCAAAAGCTTCAAGAGcttgaaaaacagagagaagaacaaaaacgtagagagaaagaagctgaggaaaaacaaaaagaggaagaaag GAAGCAGAGAGAACTTGAAGAACATGAgcgagagagaaaaagagaagagaagttgcgtaagagagaacagaaacagaaagatCGTGAAGTTCGACGAAACAAAAAGCAGCTTGAAAAGCTTCAagctgaagaacagaaaaaactGCAAGAGAAGATAAAGTTAGAAGAAAGGAAGCTCCTCTTAGCTCAAAGAAATCTTCAGTCCATTAGACTAATTGCAGAACTGCTAAGCAGGGCAAAG ACAGTAAAGCTTTTAGAGCAGgaacaaaatgaagaaaagattCGTCTTCAGCAGTTAGAGGAGAGGCGAAGGCTCCAGGAGGCTGAGCTCAAACgtgtggaagaggaaaaagagagagcacTGGGGttgcagagaaaagaaaaggaactgAGGGAGAAGCTACTGAACAATCTTCTGAGCAAGAAAATGGATGCAGTTaaccaaaacaaagaagaaaccGAAGCATCTCAGTCTGATACGCCAAAAACTCCTAGTGGTGTTCCACACACTGTGTCATCCAGCTGCATCACTTCTACCTCAGGACAGGCTGTTGCAGGCAAACTGACTTGTGGCTCTCAAAGAGAAGCAGCATCCCACACTCAATGCAACTACTTGAATGGCAACATTCATGACAACGTTCATGTCAAAGAAGATCAGAAACTTCATACTACAAACTCTGAGAGGTGTTCTGAAAAGGGAAGTTCAGGGGTGCTTTCGTGTGTTCCTATCAGTAGCCAGCAGCACAAGAGCCTTTCTAGCTATGAGCAGAATACCTACAGGAAGGACTCACATTGTGAGCAGGGCAAACGCAGCACAGAgacaaggagaagaaagagccgTTCGTATATCAGCGTAAACACTGATGAGGGTAAGGGTAAACGAGAGAGGAGCAGACATAGAAGAGATGTGAGTTACCAGGAGGAAAAGcgcaggaaagaaaggaggtaTTACAGACATTCGAGCAGAAGTTACAGTCCCCGGCGAAGCCATAGTCCTCGTGGAAGGAGCGTAAGCCCCAGACGCTCACGGTACAGAAGAACTCGCAGTAGTGAACGGAAACgagacagaagagaaagaagtcaTAGTCACAGAAGTGTGAGCAGGAGACGAAGGCACCGGAGGAGATCACCAAGTAAGCAAAGGAGTACTTGGAGTGGGTAG
- the AKAP17A gene encoding A-kinase anchor protein 17A isoform X2 yields the protein MTISVALPQLKQPGKSISNWEVMERLKGMVQTHQFSTLRISKSTMDFIRFEGEVENKSLVKSFLACLDGKTIKLSGFSDILKVRAAEYKIDFPTRHDWDSFFRDAKDMNETLPGERPDTIHLEGLPCKWFAAKDSGSEKPSEEVLIKVFRSFGEIRNVDIPMLDPYREEMTGRNFHTFCFGGHLNFEAYVQYQEYAGFIKAMNALRGMKLMYKGDDGKAVACNIKVSFDSTKHLSDASIKKRQLERQKLQELEKQREEQKRREKEAEEKQKEEERKQRELEEHERERKREEKLRKREQKQKDREVRRNKKQLEKLQAEEQKKLQEKIKLEERKLLLAQRNLQSIRLIAELLSRAKTVKLLEQEQNEEKIRLQQLEERRRLQEAELKRVEEEKERALGLQRKEKELREKLLNNLLSKKMDAVNQNKEETEASQSDTPKTPSGVPHTVSSSCITSTSGQAVAGKLTCGSQREAASHTQCNYLNGNIHDNVHVKEDQKLHTTNSERCSEKGSSGVLSCVPISSQQHKSLSSYEQNTYRKDSHCEQGKRSTETRRRKSRSYISVNTDEGKGKRERSRHRRDVSYQEEKRRKERRYYRHSSRSYSPRRSHSPRGRSVSPRRSRYRRTRSSERKRDRRERSHSHRSVSRRRRHRRRSPSKQRSTWSG from the exons ATGACCATCAGTGTGGCACTTCCTCAGCTGAAACAACCGGGAAAATCCATTTCGAACTGGGAAGTGATGGAAAGATTGAAAGGGATGGTGCAAACTCATCAGTTTTCCACTCTGCGGATTTCTAAAAGCACAATGGATTTCATCCGGTTTGAAGGAGAGGTTGAAAACAAAAGTTTGGTTAAGTCTTTTCTGGCATGCCTTGATGGCAAGACAATAAAGCTCAGCGGCTTCTCAGACATTCTAAAGGTCCGTGCCGCAGAATATAAGATTGACTTTCCAACCAGACATGACTGGGACTCGTTTTTCCGTGATGCGAAAGATATGAACGAAACTCTGCCCGGGGAAAGGCCAGATACTATTCACTTAGAGGGCTTACCTTGTAAGTGGTTTGCAGCTAAGGACTCTGGCTCGGAAAAGCCAAGCGAAGAAGTCCTTATCAAAGTTTTCAGGAGTTTTGGAGAAATACGTAATGTGGACATACCCATGCTGGACCCTTACAGAGAAGAAATGACTGGCAGAAATTTTCACACGTTTTGTTTTGGAGGCCATTTAAATTTTGAAGCTTATGTTCAGTATCAAGAGTATGCTGGTTTCATTAAGGCCATGAATGCCCTGCGAGGGATGAAGCTGATGTATAAAGGCGATGATGGCAAAGCAGTGGCTTGCAACATAAAG GTTTCTTTTGACTCAACAAAACACCTTAGTGATGCATCAATAAAAAAGCGTCAGCTTGAAAGGCAAAAGCTTCAAGAGcttgaaaaacagagagaagaacaaaaacgtagagagaaagaagctgaggaaaaacaaaaagaggaagaaag GAAGCAGAGAGAACTTGAAGAACATGAgcgagagagaaaaagagaagagaagttgcgtaagagagaacagaaacagaaagatCGTGAAGTTCGACGAAACAAAAAGCAGCTTGAAAAGCTTCAagctgaagaacagaaaaaactGCAAGAGAAGATAAAGTTAGAAGAAAGGAAGCTCCTCTTAGCTCAAAGAAATCTTCAGTCCATTAGACTAATTGCAGAACTGCTAAGCAGGGCAAAG ACAGTAAAGCTTTTAGAGCAGgaacaaaatgaagaaaagattCGTCTTCAGCAGTTAGAGGAGAGGCGAAGGCTCCAGGAGGCTGAGCTCAAACgtgtggaagaggaaaaagagagagcacTGGGGttgcagagaaaagaaaaggaactgAGGGAGAAGCTACTGAACAATCTTCTGAGCAAGAAAATGGATGCAGTTaaccaaaacaaagaagaaaccGAAGCATCTCAGTCTGATACGCCAAAAACTCCTAGTGGTGTTCCACACACTGTGTCATCCAGCTGCATCACTTCTACCTCAGGACAGGCTGTTGCAGGCAAACTGACTTGTGGCTCTCAAAGAGAAGCAGCATCCCACACTCAATGCAACTACTTGAATGGCAACATTCATGACAACGTTCATGTCAAAGAAGATCAGAAACTTCATACTACAAACTCTGAGAGGTGTTCTGAAAAGGGAAGTTCAGGGGTGCTTTCGTGTGTTCCTATCAGTAGCCAGCAGCACAAGAGCCTTTCTAGCTATGAGCAGAATACCTACAGGAAGGACTCACATTGTGAGCAGGGCAAACGCAGCACAGAgacaaggagaagaaagagccgTTCGTATATCAGCGTAAACACTGATGAGGGTAAGGGTAAACGAGAGAGGAGCAGACATAGAAGAGATGTGAGTTACCAGGAGGAAAAGcgcaggaaagaaaggaggtaTTACAGACATTCGAGCAGAAGTTACAGTCCCCGGCGAAGCCATAGTCCTCGTGGAAGGAGCGTAAGCCCCAGACGCTCACGGTACAGAAGAACTCGCAGTAGTGAACGGAAACgagacagaagagaaagaagtcaTAGTCACAGAAGTGTGAGCAGGAGACGAAGGCACCGGAGGAGATCACCAAGTAAGCAAAGGAGTACTTGGAGTGGGTAG